Proteins co-encoded in one uncultured Methanomethylovorans sp. genomic window:
- a CDS encoding ABC transporter ATP-binding protein, whose product MQNNILELRDVTKIYKMGSCDIRALNKINILIKKGDFVTIMGPSGSGKSTLLNMIGCLDIPTEGTIRLNNQDLSTLDDDELTIIRRDNIGFIFQQFNLIQTLTAIENIEMPMIFSKKSADERRNKALLLLECANLERKYMDHKPRELSGGQQQRVAIARALANNPPIILADEPTGNLDTKTGHSVMELLRDLCNKGKTVIVVTHDPMLVEYSNRVIEIKDGDVCSL is encoded by the coding sequence ATGCAAAACAATATCCTTGAATTGAGAGATGTAACGAAAATATACAAGATGGGGTCTTGTGATATTCGTGCTTTGAATAAAATTAATATCTTAATTAAAAAAGGGGATTTTGTAACAATCATGGGTCCATCGGGTTCTGGAAAATCTACGCTTCTTAATATGATAGGTTGTCTTGATATCCCTACAGAAGGAACAATCAGATTGAATAATCAAGATTTATCTACTCTCGATGACGATGAGCTAACGATAATTCGTAGGGATAATATTGGATTCATTTTCCAACAGTTTAATCTGATACAAACGCTGACGGCAATTGAAAACATTGAAATGCCAATGATTTTCAGTAAAAAGTCTGCAGATGAACGAAGAAATAAAGCACTTCTATTGCTTGAATGTGCAAATCTAGAACGAAAATATATGGATCATAAGCCAAGAGAACTTTCAGGAGGTCAGCAGCAACGAGTTGCAATAGCTCGCGCTCTTGCAAATAATCCTCCCATTATTCTTGCAGACGAGCCAACTGGAAATCTGGATACTAAAACTGGCCATAGTGTAATGGAGCTTTTAAGGGATTTATGTAATAAAGGCAAAACCGTGATTGTTGTTACTCATGATCCAATGCTTGTTGAATATTCAAATCGGGTAATTGAAATAAAAGATGGTGACGTATGCAGCCTATAA
- a CDS encoding stage II sporulation protein M yields the protein MEFSISVNPTFQKSKKTPVIKFYDIMAMLSLAGRNKSLILASFGTFLLGTIVAIFSLYHFSDTPNTTYTNEMFTPGNDHLTTIILIQRNGLVLLYLLFGSLFLGSITVLNLFTNGMIFGAATASAFQYYSITKALALIIPHAIFELPAIWIAGAAGFKIPCELIRYITNKKEYFLNRNEIKDFLLLTGTAFALVIIAAFIEVNVTQKIAEILFA from the coding sequence TTGGAATTTTCTATTTCGGTAAATCCCACTTTTCAAAAAAGCAAGAAAACACCAGTCATTAAATTCTATGATATCATGGCAATGTTATCTTTAGCGGGGAGAAACAAAAGCCTTATATTGGCTTCATTCGGAACATTTCTTTTAGGAACTATTGTTGCCATCTTTTCTTTGTATCATTTCTCGGATACTCCAAACACAACATATACCAATGAAATGTTTACTCCGGGAAATGATCATTTAACAACGATCATATTAATTCAGAGAAATGGACTCGTACTTTTGTATCTGCTTTTCGGATCTCTTTTTCTTGGATCAATCACAGTACTGAACTTGTTTACAAATGGAATGATATTTGGAGCAGCCACAGCCAGTGCATTTCAGTATTATTCAATTACAAAAGCCTTGGCACTTATAATCCCCCATGCAATATTCGAACTACCTGCAATATGGATTGCCGGAGCTGCAGGTTTTAAAATACCTTGTGAACTCATACGCTATATCACAAACAAAAAAGAGTATTTTCTGAATAGAAACGAAATTAAAGATTTTCTTTTACTAACAGGAACTGCATTTGCTCTTGTTATAATAGCCGCTTTCATAGAAGTTAATGTGACACAAAAAATTGCAGAAATACTCTTTGCATAA
- a CDS encoding ABC transporter permease has protein sequence MQPIINIGNMYAELAKRNLQRHNARTILATIGIIIGVIAISSTGILGNSLKLSVTKSLGEAGNEIILYPAYGESDISEKQINQVSKIEGIERLIPILSNSVEVTKNDESTYATIYGIGKDDLYYLVEIDTGRFFSSDSKDCVIGSSLAESLNIKTGDKITFEELKYRVVGILKEEGFGVGISPDNAIFVTPERYINLYDDQNDGYTSVVLKIKDIHDIESVKESIDERLNKKEDVVEVLATDTMLKSINTIFTSISLFLMGIGSISLLVAGVGILNVMLMSAMERTKEIGIMKAVGASRNDILKMFILEALFLGILASLIGGVLSFGVGLFVDILILKDISYLFMPSTILYIVVGIAFGILTSLVGGVYPAWKASKMHPLNALRYD, from the coding sequence ATGCAGCCTATAATCAATATTGGAAATATGTATGCAGAATTAGCAAAAAGAAATCTGCAACGTCATAATGCACGTACAATTCTGGCAACAATTGGAATAATAATTGGTGTAATTGCGATTTCATCTACTGGCATACTGGGAAATAGCCTAAAATTATCCGTTACTAAATCTCTTGGAGAAGCGGGGAATGAAATTATTTTATATCCTGCATATGGAGAGTCGGACATATCTGAAAAACAAATAAATCAAGTATCTAAAATTGAAGGCATTGAGCGTCTAATTCCGATTTTATCAAATAGCGTTGAGGTAACAAAAAATGATGAATCTACTTATGCTACAATATATGGTATTGGTAAAGATGATCTATATTATTTAGTGGAAATTGATACCGGACGTTTTTTCTCAAGTGATTCAAAGGATTGTGTGATTGGTTCAAGTTTAGCTGAGTCATTGAATATAAAAACTGGTGATAAAATAACATTTGAAGAATTGAAATATAGAGTGGTTGGAATACTCAAAGAAGAAGGATTTGGTGTTGGGATAAGTCCAGATAATGCAATTTTTGTGACTCCAGAAAGGTATATTAATTTATATGACGACCAGAATGACGGATACACATCTGTTGTTTTGAAAATAAAAGATATTCATGATATTGAAAGCGTAAAAGAATCTATAGATGAAAGATTGAATAAAAAGGAAGATGTGGTAGAGGTATTAGCAACAGATACCATGTTAAAAAGTATAAATACAATATTTACTTCCATCTCTCTATTTCTAATGGGGATAGGATCGATTTCATTACTTGTAGCAGGTGTCGGTATTTTGAATGTTATGTTGATGTCTGCAATGGAACGTACGAAAGAAATTGGAATAATGAAAGCTGTAGGAGCATCTAGAAACGATATCCTAAAAATGTTTATTCTGGAAGCACTTTTCTTAGGGATACTTGCGAGTCTTATAGGTGGTGTGTTAAGCTTTGGGGTTGGACTTTTCGTAGATATTCTTATACTAAAGGATATTTCATATTTATTTATGCCATCTACTATTTTGTACATAGTAGTAGGAATTGCATTCGGAATTCTGACGAGTCTTGTTGGTGGTGTCTACCCGGCCTGGAAAGCATCAAAAATGCATC
- a CDS encoding ISH3 family transposase, producing MSFLPFHSRTCDKVELRPKQCIDTVLKPLLDNINIKINGPLNSKDLFYAGICMAVDKSSVHSASKHYQEIPCETSLRYHLRKLSLEELVQVNENILLQGSVSTLRSEKKYEFAIDFTNDPYYGKVDSSNEEYVIRSQAKKSTNSFYSYVSLSIINKNERYSLAVLPVERNKTKVDYLTYFMNLIMKLNFSIKVLCLDREFYSVDVFEFLQHNEIPHITPVVRRGKEIKQLLDGRKAKSAEYVMKNAQKKEVHLDIVIDVKYLKGKRGKYGCENLGFVVYGVKWLPRKISNVYRRRFAIESSYRMRNIVKPRTSTRDVTFRYFFTLISFLLRNAWLYLQKKHFTIVKPGPLTIDEDKFRFARFILFVEEWLRRKLRIQLVVQCLR from the coding sequence ATGTCATTTCTACCATTCCATTCAAGGACCTGTGATAAGGTCGAATTAAGGCCAAAACAATGTATTGATACCGTTCTTAAACCACTTCTCGATAATATAAACATCAAGATAAATGGTCCACTTAACTCTAAAGATCTATTTTATGCTGGCATATGCATGGCAGTGGATAAGAGTTCAGTTCATTCTGCATCAAAACACTATCAAGAGATTCCCTGTGAGACATCTTTACGATATCATCTCAGGAAACTAAGTCTTGAAGAACTTGTCCAGGTAAATGAGAATATTCTCCTTCAAGGTTCTGTCAGTACTCTAAGATCAGAGAAAAAGTATGAGTTTGCTATCGATTTTACAAATGATCCATATTATGGAAAAGTTGATTCATCCAATGAAGAATACGTTATACGTAGTCAGGCCAAGAAATCGACAAACTCTTTTTATTCATATGTGTCACTATCAATCATAAACAAGAACGAGAGATATTCTCTTGCAGTTCTTCCTGTTGAGAGGAACAAAACAAAGGTTGATTACCTCACTTATTTCATGAATCTTATCATGAAACTGAATTTCAGCATTAAGGTACTTTGTCTGGATCGAGAGTTCTACTCTGTAGATGTGTTTGAGTTCCTGCAGCACAATGAAATCCCTCACATTACACCAGTAGTAAGAAGGGGAAAAGAGATCAAGCAATTACTTGATGGAAGAAAAGCAAAGTCTGCTGAGTATGTGATGAAGAATGCTCAGAAGAAAGAAGTTCACCTGGATATCGTTATTGATGTCAAGTACCTGAAAGGTAAAAGAGGTAAATATGGATGTGAGAACCTTGGTTTTGTTGTTTATGGAGTTAAGTGGCTTCCAAGGAAGATTAGTAACGTCTATAGAAGACGATTTGCTATTGAATCGTCTTACAGGATGAGAAATATCGTTAAACCAAGAACATCAACGAGGGATGTTACTTTCAGATACTTCTTTACTTTAATCTCGTTCCTGCTCAGAAATGCATGGCTCTACCTGCAGAAAAAGCATTTCACAATAGTAAAACCAGGTCCGTTAACTATTGATGAGGATAAGTTCAGGTTTGCTAGATTTATTCTGTTCGTTGAAGAATGGCTTAGGAGAAAGTTAAGAATTCAGTTAGTAGTGCAGTGTTTAAGGTAA
- a CDS encoding putative transcriptional regulator — MEQEVILDRQIKDCDPKLIRSLMRSEVRKSILLYLYDIYPLSSYPAEIARRVNANPINVIGAIKGVKTRYNCSSSLLHLGVISVIEDNGLIFYQISESGIELAKHMIGISE, encoded by the coding sequence GTGGAACAAGAAGTTATTTTAGACAGGCAAATAAAGGATTGTGATCCGAAGCTAATCCGTTCTTTGATGAGAAGTGAAGTTAGGAAATCTATTCTATTATATTTGTATGATATTTATCCTCTATCATCGTATCCTGCTGAGATTGCTCGTCGTGTAAATGCGAATCCAATCAATGTAATTGGAGCGATTAAAGGGGTTAAGACTCGTTATAATTGCTCAAGCTCACTGCTTCATCTTGGAGTAATTTCAGTGATCGAAGATAATGGATTGATATTTTATCAAATATCTGAATCTGGGATTGAATTAGCTAAACATATGATAGGAATATCAGAATAA
- a CDS encoding YIP1 family protein, whose translation MLDIKGVLLDPNGFFRKKTNEKVSLKEPFLIVLINSIIAVISSMLVMKKVMTMLPSEVSTYMIPGLAIGTIVGIIASFSFWLIFSGIIYVISSRFNSSGSFKRTIEFVGYGYIPKAFAAFVGLLVLYLILPSIDVSAQNSQLMQQSIDQLISHNPLLWIYQFVGILCALWSANIWIFATSHARKISVKNAFISLLIPVGLALVYSTYNLVNSIT comes from the coding sequence ATGTTGGATATAAAAGGTGTTCTGCTTGATCCGAATGGCTTTTTCAGAAAAAAGACAAATGAAAAAGTAAGCTTAAAGGAACCATTTCTCATTGTATTGATAAACAGCATTATTGCTGTAATATCAAGCATGTTAGTAATGAAAAAAGTCATGACTATGCTTCCATCTGAGGTATCAACATATATGATTCCAGGTTTAGCAATTGGTACAATCGTAGGTATAATTGCATCATTTTCTTTCTGGTTGATTTTTTCGGGTATCATTTATGTTATTTCAAGTCGTTTTAATTCGAGTGGTTCATTTAAAAGAACAATAGAATTTGTTGGTTATGGGTATATTCCAAAGGCCTTTGCTGCATTTGTTGGGTTATTGGTATTGTATTTGATACTACCCTCAATAGATGTATCGGCACAAAATTCACAGTTAATGCAACAAAGCATCGATCAGTTGATTTCGCATAATCCGTTATTATGGATATATCAATTTGTAGGAATTTTGTGTGCCTTGTGGAGTGCAAATATTTGGATTTTTGCGACTTCACATGCTAGAAAAATATCTGTAAAAAATGCTTTTATTTCGCTGTTGATCCCTGTTGGACTTGCGCTTGTATATAGTACATATAATTTGGTAAATTCGATAACATGA